In Oryza sativa Japonica Group chromosome 3, ASM3414082v1, one DNA window encodes the following:
- the LOC4332870 gene encoding adenylate isopentenyltransferase 3, chloroplastic, with protein MEYHVGGVIGQSPKPKVVFVLGATATGKSKLAISIAERFGGEVINSDKIQVHDGFPIITNKVTEEERAGVPHHLLGVLHPDADFTAEDFRREAAAAVARVLAAGRLPVVAGGSNTYVEALVEGGGGAFRAAHDCLFLWTDVAPGLLRWYTAARVDDMVRRGLVGEARAGFVDGAGAADYYTRGVRRAIGIPEMHGYLLAERSGGEAADDGELAAMLDGAVREIKANTYRLAATQVAKIRRLSALDGWDVRRVDATVVVARMAEGAPHRETWEAVVWKPCEEMVGRFLEASAAVDDDDNAAAGSPAALAPMTAACRLRAQLVQLQY; from the coding sequence ATGGAGTACCACGTCGGCGGTGTCATCGGACAGTCACCCAAGCCCAAGGTCGTCTTCGTGctcggcgccaccgccaccggcaaGTCCAAGCTCGCCATCTCCATCGCCGAGCGGTTCGGCGGCGAGGTGATCAACTCCGACAAGATCCAGGTGCACGACGGGTTCCCCATCATCACGAACAAGGTCACCGAGGAGGAGCGCGCCGGCGtcccccaccacctcctcgGCGTCCTCCACCCGGACGCCGACTTCACCGCCGAGGACTTCCGGCgcgaggcggccgccgccgtcgcccgcgtccTCGCGGCGGGCCGCCTCCCCGTCGTGGCCGGCGGGTCGAACACCTACGTCGAGGCGctggtggagggcggcggcggcgcgttccGCGCGGCGCACGACTGCCTCTTCCTGTGGACCGACGTCGCGCCGGGCCTGCTGCGGTGGTACACCGCGGCGCGCGTGGACGACATGGTGCGGCGCGGGCTGGTGGGCGAGGCGCGCGCCGGGTtcgtcgacggcgccggcgccgcggactACTACACCCGCGGCGTGCGCCGCGCCATCGGGATCCCGGAGATGCACGGGTACCTCCTGGCCGAGCGctcgggcggcgaggcggccgacgacggcgagctcgccgccatGCTCGACGGCGCCGTGCGCGAGATCAAGGCCAACACCTACCGCCTCGCCGCGACGCAGGTGGCGAAGATCCGGCGGCTGAGCGCGCTGGACGGGTGGGACGTGCGGCGCGTGGAcgcgacggtggtggtggcgcgcaTGGCGGAGGGGGCGCCGCACAGGGAGACGTGGGAGGCGGTGGTGTGGAAGCCGTGCGAGGAGATGGTCGGCCGCTTCCTCGAGGCGTCCGCCGCCGTGGATGACGATGAcaatgccgccgccggttcGCCGGCGGCGTTGGCACCGATGACGGCGGCGTGTCGCCTGAGGGCGCAGCTGGTGCAGCTGCAATACTAA